The region AATTCCTTTCTTCCGGTAGTTTAATTAGCATAACTAAAAGGAGAGCGACCATGGCCGGAAAATTAACAGATAAAGAATACGCGATTCGAGAACTGACACAGAATCACTACGACTATTCGCACCTACCAGAGACCCTTCAGGCTGATCGAGACGTGGCTATCGCAGCTATCAACAAAGATACCGCCCTGCACGTTCTCTACCACCTTCCCAAGTTACTGAGAGCCGATCAATCCATAGCCAGACACACGGCACTCGAAATGGAAAAGGTCCAGACCCAAGCCTTCATACACGACACCATACAAGCGAACTTCACCACTGCGATTGCTCAAATGCTACAGCCTGGAAAGAAGGCTTCTGACTGTTTTCCTCCAGATCTCGATTCGCACAGAGCCGAGCATGCATTCAAAGCCAGCCATCCTCCAGCATTGAAGCCCACTCCTCGCGTCTGCAAATTCACCAAACAATCTATCTAAGATGTGAGCCTCTCTATGGGGCTTACCTCTTATCTCTGAAACCTACCATTTGTCTGAATGAATGCCCTTCAGTATTGAATAAAAGTAATTTCCCGCTATGATTAAATTAAGAAAACAAATAAAGGACTAACAATGAAATTCTTAACAATAATTTTAGCTTCACTGATATTTACCACAACAACACAAGCAAAGATAGCAACTGCTGATCTTCAGGTGACAGCAACGATTCATTACGATTGCTCTTCTGACAAGCTTGAGCAAATGAAATCTGAACTTGCATACATTAGAAACTGCCAAGTGCAGCAAGCGAGTGAACTCAAAGGCGCAGTAGTGAAGCAGGAAGGAAACGCAGTCTCAATTACATACTAAAAAAAGGAGAAAAAATGAGCATTGATATCAAACAATTTAATGACCCTAAGATGTTTACCGCAATGGGGTTCACTCGAATTGCACCTACACGAGGGCCCTCCTCAAGTTGCCCAATCAGAATCATCCCATCTGCAACGAAGTATATGAAAACCTCAAGAATCGTATTTCGACCTGATGTGATCGAACAAGCTGGGTGGAAGCTTCACGATTCCCTAAATATGTATGTCATGGAAGGTCGAAAAGATGTATTCGGATTTGCTCTAAGCAAAGATTCACAAGGCTTCACACTTCGCAAACATGGAAATAATGCGTTTAGCTTATTGATACCGTTTGGATTTTATACCAAGACCATCTATCTTACAGACGACGATTATGGTTTTAAAGAATCAAATATTGACGAAGCTATTGGGGTCCTAATACAAATACCAAAACAAAAGGTAAAACTGGAGAATTGATGATTGAACTAATAATTTTAACATTACTAGCGGGAGTTTCAATCTATGCCCTGAGAAAACCTAGGCCACGAATCGAAGTAGACATGGTTCCTTTTTCCATGCACGGCATCAATGTCCGCTCAAGACTAACCCCTTCACAGTGGGGGAAGATACGAAAGCTCCACACTGAACTGGCAGGCGATAAATGCGAGGTATGCGGGAAGAAGGGAACAGAGCAGCGATTCAAGCATGACCTCGAATGCCACGAAATCTGGCTTCACGAAGGCAAGATCCAGAAGCTTATCGGCATGCAGGCACTTTGCCCTCTATGCCACAAAATTAAGCATGTCGGACTGGCTGATAAGTCTGGCTATGGGGAAGACGTCCGGGAACATATGGCTGAAGTAAATGGCTGGACCCTGGACCGCGTTGAGGCTCATATCAATCTCAAACGGCAGCAAGTCAGATCTATCAAACTTCCCCGAGGCGAACGCCACCAGCTAGATCTCACCCACCTGAACAAGCCCTGCTACTCCTTCCTCAATGAGACTTTCACCGAGAATGAGACAGGTAGGTGTCGCAGGGGGCTGTATGAGTAGCCCTATCGCCACCATTGAAGCTCCCCTGACCGACCAGAAGGCTTGGGTTGCCCGTATCACGAAGCTCGATGAAAAATGGACCTTTGGGCGCGACCAGATACCACCAATCGTTTTCGGCAGCCGCATTGTCTTCAATATCGTCAGAGCAGGACTGTATGAACACAGGAACACTTCCCACGGCTCAGGCTTCGTCCATATCAACGAAGAGGGACTGAGCCACCCCATGACGAAAGAGCAAGTTATATCCATGCTCGAATAGCTTCCACCTCTTCCTATCGAGCTACCCACCGCACAGGCACAATCCTCCCTTCTCGGGAGATTTCTGCTAGCCGCAGGGCAACACCATACGGTCAACGAACAACATTCTTCTATCGAACCTAGCCCTGCTTATCCTTACTTTCGACCTTTTATCTGAATGACTACCTTTTATTATTGAATAAAAAATTCTATCGAATAAGATAGTTACATGACAACAATAAAAAAGAAGAAAGTCATGAGCACATACTTTAATATCGTCAATCTGGATAAGAAAGAGCAGGCAAGTTTGGTGATTCTCAAATCACAAGATGAGGTTGACGCAACAGTTGCGCAGTGGGAAAAGAAAAATCGAAAAAAATGGTTGAGCAAGACCCGACAAGAGGACTTTTCCAATTGGGGCAAGCAATACGATCCAGAGGGCTATGAAAAACAAGAAGACGGAAGCTGGACCCGCGAAATACACAAGTTTTATCAGTTTCATCAAAAATTGGTTTTCGGATTCATTTTCTGGGAAGCCTGCGGAAATCAATGGGGAAGGGTTTCAGAATGGTTCGGTGATCGAGTTATCATTATTTGCGACACGAGCGGAGCAAACGAACCAAACTCTCCATATCGAGACTATGAACACTGGATAGCGATGGATGATTATAAACCCGTTCAATTTCATACTACCTACAATGAATGGAAAGACGCACAAAGATAATACAATCGGGGTAACGGCCCACCCATTCTTAACGGGCTAACCATAACAACTAAAAAAGGAGCATCCTCATGTATCAAGCAAAATACAACCCAAACCATATCATTGCAGACCTAGAAAATCACAACATTGATATTGAAAAATTCACCGCTAAAGTTATAAGAATGTCAGGAGGAGCCGCACACCAAGCAATCTTCGAGTTAGTTTATGAAACATTGGTCGTCAATAGCTACAACCAAGAACTGATACTTTGATGAAAAAAGCCCCCTAGCGTCTGGGGACTTCTCTCACAAGCGCTTGCGTTGCTTTCGATAGATCGACTTTAGAATGTCCAGAACGGTTTCCCGAGCCTCTTCGGCAATACCAGCACCGCCCCTCTCCAGCTTCTTATCATTTTCATTGTCATACCCCAAACTCATGTTTGAACATTTTGTGCTCGTGAACGGAAATGATCGCCTGTGCAAAATGATCAACATAACCCCGTAGTGAAACTAGGAACTCCCCCTCCTCCCAACGAAGCGGTAATTCCACTAACTTGGTTTCGAAATCGTGACTGACATTCGGAGGAGCGAGCTTACGAAGCTCCTCGATTGCCTGGATTGCAACTTCCTCATCGAATCCGCCAGTTCCAGTCACGAGTTGCATGTAGCAAATGCCTACTAAATGCGTGATAGCGGAGAGCTTGATTTCGGT is a window of Paraburkholderia sp. D15 DNA encoding:
- a CDS encoding DUF4116 domain-containing protein; the protein is MAGKLTDKEYAIRELTQNHYDYSHLPETLQADRDVAIAAINKDTALHVLYHLPKLLRADQSIARHTALEMEKVQTQAFIHDTIQANFTTAIAQMLQPGKKASDCFPPDLDSHRAEHAFKASHPPALKPTPRVCKFTKQSI